From the Paenibacillus sp. FSL H8-0548 genome, one window contains:
- a CDS encoding mandelate racemase/muconate lactonizing enzyme family protein, producing the protein MKITKVETFVLHVPIDPPITDAINVATHWGLSGVRIFTDEGYVGYGYTGTCAHGDDMIVDTIDRYYAPELIGKDPFMVKEIWDTLRYGKMHWIGRAGITHMALAAVDIALWDIMAKASNKPLWQYLGGHKSKGIKAYNTNGGWLNWSKERLLKDVTDIVEQGFTGVKIKVGKSDPHEDYDRVKAVRKAIGDKTIFMIDVNQQWNINTAMTWGKKLEEFDLFWLEEPLNPDDIMGHKKLADALNVPIALGEHVYSKYAFRDYIHQGAIEYCQVDVTRVAGITEWLQVAGLAASYDIPICPHVGDMGQIHQHLVAATQGAIMLEYIPWIRSIFVEPATVKNGHYVLPELPGASTEIIPRYFEEYRIR; encoded by the coding sequence ATGAAAATTACAAAAGTAGAAACGTTTGTGCTGCATGTGCCAATTGATCCGCCGATAACCGATGCCATTAACGTTGCGACGCATTGGGGACTGTCGGGCGTTCGTATTTTTACGGATGAGGGGTATGTCGGCTATGGCTATACCGGAACCTGCGCGCATGGCGACGATATGATTGTCGATACGATTGACCGTTATTATGCCCCTGAGCTGATCGGCAAGGACCCATTTATGGTTAAGGAAATATGGGATACGCTGCGTTATGGAAAAATGCATTGGATTGGACGGGCCGGCATTACGCATATGGCGCTTGCCGCAGTTGATATCGCGCTGTGGGACATTATGGCGAAGGCTTCAAATAAACCGCTATGGCAGTATCTCGGCGGCCATAAATCGAAGGGCATCAAAGCTTATAACACGAACGGCGGCTGGCTTAACTGGTCGAAGGAGCGCTTGCTGAAGGATGTCACGGACATTGTTGAGCAAGGCTTTACCGGCGTGAAAATCAAGGTAGGCAAGTCCGATCCGCATGAGGATTATGACCGGGTGAAGGCGGTCCGCAAAGCCATCGGCGACAAAACGATCTTTATGATCGACGTCAACCAGCAGTGGAATATCAATACGGCGATGACCTGGGGCAAGAAGCTGGAGGAGTTTGACCTTTTTTGGCTGGAGGAGCCGCTGAACCCGGACGATATTATGGGCCATAAGAAGCTGGCCGATGCGCTGAATGTTCCGATTGCACTTGGCGAGCATGTGTATTCGAAATATGCGTTCCGAGATTATATCCATCAAGGCGCCATCGAATATTGCCAGGTTGACGTTACGCGGGTTGCGGGCATAACCGAATGGCTTCAGGTGGCGGGACTGGCTGCTTCGTATGACATTCCAATTTGTCCGCATGTCGGCGATATGGGACAAATTCATCAGCATTTGGTAGCTGCTACACAAGGCGCGATCATGCTGGAGTACATTCCGTGGATCAGGTCGATTTTCGTTGAGCCGGCAACGGTTAAGAACGGGCATTACGTGCTGCCGGAGCTGCCGGGAGCATCCACTGAAATTATTCCTCGCTATTTTGAAGAATACCGCATTCGCTAG
- a CDS encoding fumarylacetoacetate hydrolase family protein → MKLVTIEQGGQFKLGVKVNEGIIDIESALERLPNADVPVDVMALIEGGKKSLDDLAAYVDQVLGSAELSEAALLDEATVQFGPCVTRPNKIICVGLNYRKHAVETNAPIPQYPILFNKFNNTLTGHGKEISLPERVTSQVDYEAELVIVMGQKAKYVSKEAALSHVFGYCNVNDLSARDLQMRTQQWLLGKSCDDFSPLGPYLVTADEVGNPNELEIKCIVNGEVRQHSNTSDMIFACNEVVSYISQHMTLEPGDIILTGTPEGVVLGYPEEKQVYLKDGDIVTIEIEKLGSLTNRLVSEAYTI, encoded by the coding sequence ATGAAGCTTGTAACGATAGAACAAGGCGGTCAATTCAAACTAGGAGTCAAGGTTAATGAAGGCATTATCGATATAGAATCGGCGCTGGAGCGTCTGCCTAACGCGGATGTGCCTGTAGACGTGATGGCTTTAATCGAAGGCGGAAAGAAGAGCCTCGACGACTTGGCGGCGTACGTGGATCAGGTGCTGGGATCGGCGGAGCTCTCAGAGGCTGCGCTTCTGGATGAAGCGACCGTACAGTTCGGGCCATGCGTGACGAGGCCCAACAAAATCATTTGCGTAGGCTTGAATTATAGGAAGCATGCGGTTGAGACGAACGCGCCCATCCCGCAATATCCCATCTTGTTCAATAAATTCAACAACACGCTGACAGGTCATGGGAAAGAGATTTCGCTGCCAGAGAGGGTCACCTCACAAGTGGATTACGAGGCCGAGCTTGTTATCGTAATGGGGCAAAAGGCCAAGTATGTAAGCAAGGAAGCTGCACTAAGCCATGTATTCGGCTATTGCAATGTAAATGATTTGTCGGCGCGTGATCTTCAGATGAGGACCCAGCAGTGGCTGCTTGGCAAAAGCTGCGACGATTTCAGCCCGCTTGGCCCTTATTTGGTTACGGCGGACGAGGTTGGCAACCCGAATGAGCTGGAAATTAAATGTATCGTGAACGGAGAGGTGCGCCAGCATTCGAATACCTCCGATATGATTTTTGCATGCAATGAGGTGGTCAGCTATATTTCGCAGCATATGACGCTTGAGCCAGGCGATATTATTTTGACAGGCACCCCTGAGGGCGTTGTGCTTGGTTATCCGGAAGAGAAGCAGGTTTATTTGAAAGACGGAGATATCGTCACAATCGAAATTGAGAAGCTGGGCAGCCTGACGAATCGACTTGTCAGCGAGGCATACACAATCTAA
- a CDS encoding SDR family NAD(P)-dependent oxidoreductase produces the protein MRLQGKIALITGGGSGIGKTTGELFAREGATVIINDIDAAKGRETEQSIQAEGGSALFLHADVTDSESVRLMVEAAIQAYGRIDILFNNAGISGVGAIHEIEPEAWDRVIQVNLRGVFLPSKHVIPYMMERKVGNIINMSSCIAEIGLARRASYSATKGAVLALTKSMQVDYAKYNIRVNAVLPGTIMTPFVEQYLHSSYEDPELAIAAIKTRQLSGELGRPVDVANAVLFLASDESSFMMGSPLYIDGGVVFGKDA, from the coding sequence ATGAGACTTCAGGGTAAAATCGCTCTTATTACCGGGGGCGGATCAGGCATTGGGAAAACAACGGGCGAGCTGTTCGCCAGAGAAGGCGCGACTGTCATTATAAACGACATTGATGCGGCCAAAGGGCGGGAGACGGAGCAAAGCATCCAAGCGGAGGGCGGAAGCGCGCTGTTCCTGCATGCAGACGTAACCGATTCGGAATCCGTTCGCTTAATGGTCGAGGCGGCAATTCAGGCGTACGGCCGTATTGATATTTTGTTCAATAATGCCGGTATTAGCGGTGTTGGGGCCATTCACGAGATTGAGCCGGAAGCGTGGGACCGGGTCATTCAGGTTAATCTGCGCGGCGTATTCCTGCCGTCGAAGCATGTAATCCCTTATATGATGGAGAGGAAAGTCGGAAACATTATCAATATGTCTTCGTGCATCGCCGAGATTGGCCTTGCGCGCAGAGCCTCCTATTCTGCTACCAAGGGCGCGGTGCTCGCCTTAACGAAATCCATGCAGGTCGACTATGCCAAATATAATATTAGAGTCAATGCGGTGCTGCCGGGAACGATCATGACGCCGTTCGTAGAACAATATTTGCACAGCTCTTACGAGGACCCGGAGCTTGCGATTGCAGCCATTAAGACAAGGCAGCTGAGTGGCGAGCTGGGCAGACCAGTGGACGTGGCGAACGCGGTACTGTTCCTTGCTTCCGATGAATCCTCTTTTATGATGGGCTCGCCGTTATATATCGATGGAGGCGTTGTGTTCGGCAAGGATGCTTAA
- a CDS encoding glycoside hydrolase family 95 protein, producing the protein MNRSRLWYSGPAESWKQGLPIGNGRIGAVIHGGIEQETWSMTEITYWSGKTERIQGIGGGKADLERMRESFFQGDFNEGDRLAKLALQPKKGNFGTNLSVCDVILRFDQPGEQLVRELSLEEALAQVSYQTAGGQMRRETFATHAEGVVVSRISGSEAGSVSFALSVTGRTNSFTSAALDGDTVVFQGQATEDIHSDGTCGVFCEGRIMIVAKGGSVQSTADGIEVSHADEAVIYFTVNTDYGQVDSHWRTAGDSQIKAAADKGYEILKQEHIADYRELYGRASIQLDDSDSDTIPTNERIKRLRSGQQEDPGLIVLFFQYGRYLTIAGTREDSPLPLHLQGLWNDGEANRMAWSCDYHLDINTQMNYYPVEISNLAECHVPLMNYIERLSVAGRLAAQDFYGCEGWVAHVFSNAWGFAAPGWETGWGLNVTGGLWIATHLKEHYEYGLDRSFLTKQAYPVLKEAAAFFLDYMIVHPSLGWLVTGPSNSPENSFYSGKQEEGAQQLSMGPTMDQQLVRDLFTFCLEAAELLQTDLELQKKLKHAIALLPPLMIGKRGQLQEWLEDYEEAQPEHRHLAHTYALYPSSQITPLATPELSAAVKQTLLGRMQTDELEDIEFTAVLFATGFSRLYEGDRALKHINHLIGELCFDNLLTYSKAGVAGAETNIFVIDGNYGGTAAVADLLLQSSAGEINLLPALPSTWPTGSFQGLRAKGNAEVDVRWENGALVEATIRAFSEGNTIIRRGDQSVAITLSPGQVYTLDRQLNVVQGQVEARS; encoded by the coding sequence ATGAATCGTTCAAGGCTTTGGTATTCGGGTCCTGCGGAGAGCTGGAAGCAAGGGCTGCCGATCGGGAATGGCAGAATTGGCGCTGTTATTCATGGGGGAATTGAGCAAGAAACATGGAGCATGACGGAAATTACGTATTGGTCAGGGAAAACAGAGCGTATTCAGGGAATTGGCGGCGGCAAAGCGGATTTGGAACGGATGCGGGAGTCGTTTTTTCAAGGGGATTTCAACGAGGGTGACAGGCTTGCCAAGCTAGCTCTGCAGCCCAAAAAGGGCAACTTCGGTACAAATCTCTCCGTATGCGACGTCATTCTGCGCTTTGATCAGCCGGGTGAGCAGCTCGTGCGCGAGCTGAGTTTAGAGGAGGCGCTCGCCCAGGTATCCTATCAGACAGCTGGTGGACAAATGAGGCGTGAAACGTTCGCTACGCATGCGGAAGGCGTCGTTGTATCGCGTATCAGCGGCAGCGAAGCGGGCTCCGTTTCGTTTGCGCTAAGCGTGACGGGACGAACGAACTCGTTCACATCCGCAGCATTGGACGGCGATACGGTTGTTTTTCAAGGACAGGCGACGGAGGATATTCATAGTGACGGAACTTGCGGCGTATTTTGCGAGGGCAGAATTATGATCGTCGCCAAGGGCGGCAGTGTGCAAAGCACGGCTGACGGAATTGAGGTATCCCATGCGGATGAGGCAGTCATTTATTTTACCGTGAATACGGATTATGGCCAAGTCGATAGCCATTGGAGGACCGCAGGCGATAGTCAGATCAAGGCAGCAGCAGATAAAGGTTATGAGATCCTCAAGCAAGAGCATATTGCGGACTATCGTGAACTCTACGGCAGGGCATCCATACAGTTGGATGATTCGGATAGCGACACCATCCCGACGAATGAGAGAATCAAGCGGCTGCGGTCGGGACAGCAGGAGGATCCCGGCTTGATCGTTTTATTTTTCCAATATGGACGTTATTTAACGATTGCAGGCACACGCGAGGACTCGCCGCTGCCGCTGCATTTGCAAGGCTTATGGAATGATGGAGAAGCGAATCGGATGGCATGGAGCTGCGATTACCATCTAGACATTAACACGCAAATGAATTATTATCCGGTCGAGATTTCCAATTTGGCAGAATGCCATGTTCCGTTGATGAATTACATCGAACGCTTGTCCGTGGCGGGCAGGCTGGCAGCGCAGGACTTCTACGGCTGCGAAGGCTGGGTAGCGCATGTGTTCTCCAACGCATGGGGCTTTGCCGCTCCGGGATGGGAAACGGGCTGGGGGCTTAATGTGACAGGGGGATTGTGGATTGCCACTCACTTGAAGGAGCATTATGAATATGGTCTTGACCGTTCATTTCTGACGAAGCAGGCATATCCCGTACTGAAGGAGGCGGCAGCGTTTTTCCTGGATTATATGATCGTGCATCCAAGTTTAGGCTGGCTTGTCACGGGCCCGTCCAACTCGCCGGAGAACAGCTTCTATTCGGGGAAACAGGAGGAAGGTGCTCAGCAGCTCTCAATGGGTCCGACAATGGATCAACAGCTGGTAAGGGATTTGTTCACATTCTGCCTTGAGGCAGCCGAGCTGCTGCAGACCGATTTGGAGCTTCAGAAGAAGCTGAAGCACGCGATAGCGCTGCTTCCGCCGCTCATGATCGGCAAGCGCGGCCAACTGCAGGAATGGCTGGAGGATTATGAGGAGGCGCAGCCAGAGCATCGTCATTTGGCGCATACGTACGCATTGTATCCGAGCAGCCAGATTACACCGCTGGCGACGCCGGAACTAAGTGCTGCGGTGAAGCAGACGCTGCTCGGCCGGATGCAAACCGACGAGCTGGAGGATATTGAATTTACGGCGGTGCTGTTCGCTACGGGCTTCTCAAGGCTGTACGAGGGAGATCGCGCGCTTAAGCATATTAACCACTTAATCGGGGAGCTGTGCTTCGATAACCTGCTGACTTACTCCAAGGCCGGCGTTGCGGGCGCCGAGACGAATATCTTTGTCATTGATGGCAATTATGGCGGAACCGCTGCGGTTGCCGACCTGCTTCTGCAGAGCAGCGCAGGAGAAATAAACCTGCTCCCTGCGCTCCCGAGCACCTGGCCCACAGGCTCGTTCCAAGGCTTGCGTGCCAAAGGCAATGCAGAGGTCGATGTTCGGTGGGAGAATGGGGCATTGGTGGAAGCGACCATAAGAGCATTCTCTGAAGGAAATACGATTATAAGGCGGGGAGACCAATCGGTAGCGATCACGCTGTCCCCGGGGCAGGTGTACACGCTGGACCGGCAATTGAATGTGGTACAGGGGCAAGTGGAAGCCAGATCTTAA
- a CDS encoding SDR family oxidoreductase, protein MRFQEQVVVVTGGGSGIGEVSARLFAAEGARVVIADWNEAEGQRVAQAINDHYPLVKGLPTAAAFQTDVSQEKAVVSLMEQTQRAFGRLDVLFNNAAVIHPKPLEEIEEQVFDRLLAVNVKGVYLMIKHALPLLRQTSGAIVNMASLNGLVGQRHNPVYSASKGAVIAMTKALALDYAAEGIRVNCVCPAGVSTPLLESWTQQQEDPAATLQALKAMHPLGRPATSEEVGQAVLYLASKQASFITGIALPVEGGASLGY, encoded by the coding sequence TTGCGGTTTCAAGAGCAGGTAGTGGTGGTAACGGGCGGCGGCTCGGGCATCGGGGAAGTAAGCGCGAGACTGTTCGCAGCAGAAGGCGCGCGTGTGGTCATTGCCGATTGGAACGAGGCTGAAGGTCAGCGGGTTGCCCAAGCGATTAATGATCACTACCCACTTGTGAAAGGGCTTCCAACTGCTGCCGCATTTCAAACGGATGTTTCGCAGGAGAAGGCGGTCGTTTCGCTTATGGAGCAAACGCAGCGAGCCTTCGGCCGTCTCGACGTGCTGTTTAATAATGCCGCGGTGATTCATCCGAAGCCGCTGGAGGAAATAGAAGAGCAAGTCTTCGACCGCTTGCTCGCCGTTAACGTGAAGGGCGTATATCTCATGATCAAGCACGCTTTGCCGCTGCTTCGCCAAACGAGCGGTGCTATCGTGAATATGGCTTCGCTCAACGGGCTGGTCGGCCAGCGCCACAATCCGGTCTATTCCGCCTCCAAAGGAGCGGTCATTGCCATGACCAAGGCGCTGGCGCTGGACTATGCCGCGGAGGGCATACGGGTCAACTGCGTATGTCCGGCAGGCGTAAGCACGCCGCTGCTGGAGTCGTGGACGCAGCAGCAAGAGGACCCCGCAGCCACGCTGCAGGCCTTAAAAGCTATGCATCCGCTTGGGCGTCCGGCGACCTCGGAGGAAGTGGGGCAGGCGGTATTGTACTTGGCATCGAAGCAGGCTTCATTCATTACCGGCATCGCCTTGCCTGTCGAAGGCGGCGCATCGCTCGGCTACTAA
- a CDS encoding SDR family oxidoreductase yields MDMGLYNKTALVTGSTKGIGKAIAIELAKEGVHVLINGRNEEEVERTVNEIKSNFPDTSPKNATADIVDIGQREALFEKYPHIDILVNNMGIYEIMKYEDVDDEIWEKYFRTNVLAANGLSKFYLPKMLKNDYGRIIFIASEEAIMPSGQMPQYCMTKSMLLSLSKSLSKLTIGTEVTVNTILPGPTLSENVHQIIEGIYPIEDMTFSEKEKQFMTTNLPQSEIQRFIKPIEIGRLAAFVCSPYASAFKGSPIRMDGGMVPTIY; encoded by the coding sequence ATGGATATGGGATTATATAATAAAACAGCTTTAGTTACTGGATCAACGAAAGGTATAGGTAAAGCAATAGCCATTGAACTTGCCAAAGAAGGTGTACATGTACTTATTAATGGACGAAATGAGGAAGAGGTAGAACGAACTGTAAATGAAATAAAGTCCAATTTTCCGGATACCTCTCCTAAAAATGCAACAGCCGATATTGTGGATATTGGGCAAAGAGAAGCTTTATTCGAAAAGTACCCCCATATTGATATTTTAGTTAACAATATGGGAATCTATGAAATTATGAAATATGAGGACGTTGACGATGAAATATGGGAAAAGTACTTCCGTACTAATGTTCTTGCTGCAAATGGGTTATCTAAATTCTATTTACCTAAAATGTTGAAAAATGACTATGGCCGTATTATCTTTATTGCGAGCGAAGAAGCAATTATGCCTTCAGGACAAATGCCCCAGTATTGTATGACAAAATCGATGCTATTATCATTGTCAAAAAGCCTCTCTAAATTAACAATAGGGACAGAAGTTACAGTCAATACGATCTTGCCAGGACCCACACTCTCTGAAAATGTACATCAAATCATTGAAGGCATATACCCTATTGAAGATATGACCTTTTCAGAAAAAGAGAAGCAGTTTATGACGACAAACCTGCCTCAATCTGAAATACAGCGATTCATCAAGCCTATTGAAATAGGCAGACTAGCTGCATTTGTATGTAGTCCTTACGCCTCCGCATTTAAAGGTTCTCCCATCCGCATGGATGGTGGAATGGTTCCGACAATATATTAA
- a CDS encoding AraC family transcriptional regulator, with translation MKSQTSDCIKIPPGFWAGLHQLGIDAYDLARKARLPLTISSEPIVTSAQYFAIWQAYSDLIGETAKGIIKLATVFETAKYPPTVLATYHARDYRDALNRMARYKQLCPPEVLRITEAGELCTIELEWLHIEEPGPPMLIGITLACLLELGRRGTGQPLTARSVEFSHAMGDVQVLEAYFGCPIRIGGKYNRLTLDRRDLDRPFVSYNEELLEILTPALNRSLDDQQRSRSTAEMVKWILKRSLSGGRLDIHAVAMELSMSDRTLQRRLTDENTSFKHLLTQARHEQAREYLADPTIDIKEVAFLIGYEDQNSFYRAFRLWEGDTPSNWRTEHAGTNC, from the coding sequence ATGAAGTCTCAAACCTCTGACTGTATTAAAATCCCGCCAGGATTTTGGGCAGGATTACATCAACTAGGGATTGACGCATACGACCTAGCTCGGAAAGCTCGTTTGCCGCTCACCATAAGTTCAGAACCAATAGTCACATCGGCCCAATACTTCGCGATCTGGCAGGCTTATTCCGATCTCATTGGCGAGACTGCTAAAGGAATCATCAAGCTTGCTACCGTCTTTGAAACCGCGAAGTACCCGCCGACCGTCTTAGCGACTTACCACGCTCGCGACTACCGTGATGCCCTCAACCGAATGGCTCGGTACAAACAGCTATGCCCCCCTGAAGTCTTGCGTATCACTGAGGCTGGTGAGCTTTGTACAATCGAACTGGAATGGCTCCATATCGAGGAACCCGGTCCGCCGATGCTGATTGGTATCACGCTGGCATGTCTTCTGGAGCTTGGGCGCCGAGGTACAGGTCAACCTTTGACGGCGCGATCGGTCGAATTTTCGCACGCAATGGGCGACGTACAGGTACTTGAAGCTTACTTCGGCTGCCCCATCCGGATTGGCGGAAAATATAATCGGTTGACGCTTGATCGAAGAGATCTGGACCGGCCCTTTGTCTCGTATAACGAAGAACTGCTGGAGATCCTAACTCCTGCACTGAACCGATCGTTGGATGACCAGCAGCGCAGCCGCTCAACTGCCGAGATGGTCAAATGGATTTTGAAACGCAGCCTATCAGGAGGGCGTCTCGACATTCATGCTGTCGCGATGGAGCTCAGTATGAGCGATCGGACCTTGCAGCGCCGGCTTACTGACGAAAACACGAGCTTCAAGCATCTGTTGACACAAGCTCGACATGAGCAGGCACGAGAGTACTTGGCAGACCCTACGATCGATATTAAAGAAGTGGCTTTCTTGATCGGATATGAAGATCAGAACTCGTTTTACCGTGCCTTCCGTCTTTGGGAAGGTGATACTCCATCAAATTGGCGTACTGAGCATGCAGGTACAAACTGCTGA
- a CDS encoding AraC family transcriptional regulator, which produces MKKLNEIAPYVGDSMYYLYDGSSNEKLRVCSVYAFHLFTDGPGEMEINGKHYPIDNRTLIFLRPAEPHAFHISSGHPLSSHNLYCDLWEQQHPVSLNRTFIYAPEPFELGTVAASLDCDELNSLPSVFSLQPYPELYDSFVMLAKLYNDSLFYRAEMMNSLLYAWILQWYNTIHTHQPTDYRIVRLLAHLNAQPEQRESVETWWRFCGLKRTYFHALFLRETGFTPKAYHHKLVMRRASNLLLESELSVTAIAERLGYTSIHPFTRHFSAFYGVSPKQYRLQPQLRS; this is translated from the coding sequence TTGAAGAAGCTAAACGAGATTGCGCCTTATGTCGGGGACTCTATGTATTACCTGTATGACGGGAGCTCTAACGAGAAGCTGCGTGTCTGCAGCGTCTATGCCTTTCATCTGTTTACGGACGGCCCGGGGGAGATGGAGATTAACGGAAAACATTATCCGATCGACAACCGCACCCTCATTTTTCTACGCCCAGCGGAGCCTCATGCCTTCCATATTTCTTCTGGTCATCCACTGTCATCGCATAATTTGTATTGTGATTTATGGGAACAACAGCATCCCGTCTCTCTCAATCGAACGTTTATTTATGCTCCCGAGCCTTTCGAGCTGGGTACAGTAGCGGCTTCCCTTGACTGTGATGAGCTGAACAGCCTGCCGAGCGTTTTTTCGCTGCAGCCTTATCCCGAGCTTTACGACTCCTTCGTTATGCTCGCCAAGCTCTACAACGATTCACTGTTTTACCGGGCGGAAATGATGAACAGCCTGCTCTATGCGTGGATTCTTCAGTGGTACAACACGATCCATACGCACCAGCCCACCGATTACCGGATCGTCCGCTTGCTTGCACATTTGAATGCGCAGCCGGAGCAGCGCGAATCCGTGGAGACATGGTGGCGCTTCTGCGGCTTGAAGCGAACCTATTTTCATGCGCTGTTTTTACGCGAGACCGGCTTCACTCCGAAGGCTTACCATCACAAGCTGGTGATGAGACGGGCCTCCAACCTCCTGCTGGAGAGCGAATTGAGCGTAACGGCAATCGCAGAGCGACTCGGCTATACGTCAATCCACCCGTTTACGCGCCATTTCAGCGCCTTCTACGGCGTCAGTCCCAAGCAATACCGCCTGCAGCCGCAATTGAGAAGCTGA
- a CDS encoding lipid II flippase Amj family protein, producing the protein MLNQVLLVALFTFVIHLSETLTYALRSAGVRLGKLAVALSLSGIILLVSRTANMVQAPLTGKIIDYAKSHADYNVLDQLRIIIGASTLGTLAALLLFPSAVFLSSRIISHFEVAGSIPQMVRSSVSFQKLHNARHHLRAPKLSMLSRLRIGGIPKRLVILNAVVTAIYTIGVLAALLASTLTIENQTAALQSSGLINGIATILLTILIDPQIGLVTDKVLRGEKEVAALNKVFGLLMISRLIGTLLAQLLLVPAAYWITWMASII; encoded by the coding sequence TTGCTGAACCAAGTGTTGCTTGTTGCGTTGTTTACGTTCGTTATTCATCTTTCAGAGACACTTACCTACGCGCTTCGTTCAGCGGGTGTTCGTCTGGGGAAGCTGGCGGTTGCTTTATCTTTATCCGGAATTATTCTTCTGGTTTCTAGAACGGCCAATATGGTTCAGGCTCCGCTCACAGGGAAAATTATCGATTATGCTAAGAGCCATGCCGATTATAATGTGCTAGATCAGCTGCGAATTATTATTGGCGCCTCGACGCTTGGAACTCTAGCAGCCTTGTTACTCTTCCCGTCAGCTGTTTTCCTATCTTCTAGAATCATTTCCCACTTTGAAGTGGCGGGCTCGATTCCTCAAATGGTTCGGTCTTCAGTATCCTTTCAAAAGCTGCATAATGCTCGTCATCATTTGCGTGCTCCGAAATTATCAATGCTGTCACGACTGAGAATCGGCGGTATTCCCAAAAGGCTGGTTATCCTTAACGCCGTGGTAACGGCGATTTATACGATTGGAGTATTGGCCGCACTATTGGCATCCACCCTTACTATTGAAAACCAGACTGCTGCGCTGCAATCCTCTGGTTTAATTAACGGGATTGCAACCATTTTGCTGACGATCCTGATCGATCCGCAAATCGGCTTGGTTACGGATAAGGTGCTGCGGGGAGAAAAAGAGGTCGCTGCTCTGAATAAAGTATTTGGTTTGCTGATGATTTCCAGATTAATAGGAACGTTGCTCGCCCAGCTACTGCTTGTTCCGGCGGCCTATTGGATTACATGGATGGCATCGATAATCTAG
- a CDS encoding MerR family transcriptional regulator: protein MEVAYTPKLIAKKLNVSTTTLRRYEEQGLIPEVPRTGSNRRCYTSTHLQAFVTIRAMLKGHDIPVVYEAMRKIKHGQIVESLWLINAQQHNIQMEKQRVEEVLTMIKQTDFSGFRNMKVSDAMTIGEVSAIAGVNPSAIRHWEKEGLIRSRRNEENGYRVFTSHELRKIIVISSLRKTVYFIESMKQLLDDLESQTMASIERSFQLALKKLNDQLFLQYQGVAELMSYIKK, encoded by the coding sequence TATGAAGAACAAGGCTTGATACCGGAAGTACCAAGAACAGGCAGCAACCGCAGATGCTATACTTCTACTCATCTGCAAGCTTTTGTTACCATTCGAGCAATGTTGAAAGGACATGATATTCCTGTCGTCTACGAGGCGATGAGAAAAATAAAGCATGGGCAGATAGTAGAATCCCTCTGGCTAATCAATGCTCAACAACATAACATTCAAATGGAAAAACAGCGAGTGGAAGAAGTACTGACAATGATCAAACAAACCGACTTCTCTGGATTTAGAAATATGAAGGTAAGTGATGCAATGACGATCGGTGAGGTTTCAGCCATTGCCGGTGTCAATCCCTCCGCCATAAGACATTGGGAAAAAGAAGGGCTGATACGTTCGAGGAGAAATGAAGAAAATGGGTACAGAGTGTTCACATCGCATGAATTAAGAAAAATTATTGTGATCAGTTCCTTAAGAAAAACGGTCTACTTCATAGAGAGCATGAAACAGTTGCTTGATGACTTAGAGTCGCAAACGATGGCTTCCATAGAAAGATCCTTTCAGCTAGCTCTGAAAAAACTGAATGATCAGCTATTCCTGCAATATCAAGGAGTCGCCGAATTGATGAGCTATATAAAAAAATGA